Below is a genomic region from Campylobacter geochelonis.
AGACCGACTTTGTTGCTAAAAATGATAAATTTATAAATTTAGTAAATGACACAGTAGCTCAAATTCAAAACAATGATATAAAATGTTTAGATTGTTTGCAATCAAGCACGATAAATGGCGAAAAATTTGAAGATTTCTTAAAATCACAAATCGCAACAATCGGTGAAAATATAGTTGTTAGAAGATTTGCAACTGTCGAAGATGACGCAGTTAGCGGATATATCCACTCAAATGGTCGCGTTGCTGTTATAATCGCTGCTAAATTTGGCAAAGCTGATAAGACAAAAGTTGTTGAGTTTTTGCGCCAACTTTGTATGCACGCAGCTGCGATGAAACCAAGCGTTATAAGCTATAAAGATTTGGATTTAGAGTTTGTAGAAAAAGAGTTTTTAGCGCTTAAAGGTGAGCTTGAAAAAGAGAATGAAGAGCTTGTTCGTCTTGGCAAACCACTTCATCATATACCTGAGTTTGCAAGTAGACTTCAATTAAGTGATGATGTAGTAGCAAAAGCAACAGAAAAAATCAAAGAAGAGCTAAAAGCAGAGGGCAAACCAGAGAAAATTTGGGATAGAATTCTACCTGGTAAAGTTGATAGATTCTTCGCTGATAACACAGTATTAGATCAACGACTTACACTTTTAGGTCAATTTTATGTACTGGATGATAAAAAAACTGTCGAGCAAATTATCGAAGAAAAGAGCAAAGAGCTTGGCGATACAATCACTTTAACTTCTTATGTTAGATTTGAAGTTGGAGAGGGTTTAGAGAAAAAAGTTGATGACTTTGCAGCAGAAGTTGCAGCACAAATCGGCTAAAAATGCAACTCCTA
It encodes:
- the tsf gene encoding translation elongation factor Ts; protein product: MEISAAMVKELRESTGAGMMDCKKALVETDGDMQKAVDLLREKGLGKAAKKADRLASEGLVGLVINDDNTKATVVEINSETDFVAKNDKFINLVNDTVAQIQNNDIKCLDCLQSSTINGEKFEDFLKSQIATIGENIVVRRFATVEDDAVSGYIHSNGRVAVIIAAKFGKADKTKVVEFLRQLCMHAAAMKPSVISYKDLDLEFVEKEFLALKGELEKENEELVRLGKPLHHIPEFASRLQLSDDVVAKATEKIKEELKAEGKPEKIWDRILPGKVDRFFADNTVLDQRLTLLGQFYVLDDKKTVEQIIEEKSKELGDTITLTSYVRFEVGEGLEKKVDDFAAEVAAQIG